CTCTTGGAACATTTCCAAGGCTTTTGCCCACTCTTCTTCTGTGTGTTTCTTATACATGAAAACCCCGAAAGTTGTGTCCAACTTTCGGGGTTCACATCATTAGGCGGGGATTACTTTTTTATATCTACTCGTGTTTTGTATATTCCGTCATATGAATTATCATGTTGGAATGAAAATAGCTTCTCTTGCGGCGATATTCCTCTGTATGGCTTGCACACTATTTTGTACAGCCTGCTCAGATAGGGAAAAATATATCGCTTTAAATCGAGGTTCTTTAAAAGCCGAAAGTTGGCTTGAAGTTGAAAAGAATGATTCTCTCAAGGTTTGTATTGACACAAAAGTCCGCACGTGGGAAACCTCGCTGGATACTGAAGTTCTAAACGATTCTTGCTTAAAAGTTCAAGTTCCAACGCTTATTGGTGTCTACCCAATTAACGTGCTGTTTTCCGACTTAGACATATCCTATAAAATCAATCTGGTCGTCGGCATGAAGTATTTGAACTTCAAAAATGAAGAAACTTTATACGGAAATGATCAGTTTCAAATGCCTGCGTCTGACACAAAGATAGTGTCTGTTACAGGAACTTATCTAGTAGATGAATACCCAGTTACCAATTGCGAAATTACACAGTTGATGTGGGATGAAATTCCCTTAAATCCAAAGAATCATCAGATTGAAAAAGAATGGTCTGAAAGAAAAAAGTCTAGCATGCGTAACGAAAAAAAATGCGATGCTCATGATTCTGCAGCAAATATGATTTCTTTGTATATGGCAATGATGTATGCCAATGCGCGCAGCATTCGAGAAGGACTAAAACCGTATTATAAATTTTCTGCGACAAAGTATAGAAATATAAAAATAATTGAACCTGAATCAGGTGAATATGACGATTCAATAATCAATCCGCGATATCAATATGTTGCAATTCACTATCGTGACTATACTAAACAACGCAAAGGACCAAGGCATCAATATGTCATTATGTCTTATGATTTTTCTAATCATAAAGAAAAAGCAATTCTTGTTAGCATAGATTCAACTTCTGATGGTTATCGGCTTCCATATTATGACGAATGGATGATGCTTGCTCGTGGTGGAGAAAAAAAGGCCATGACGCCTTGGTGCAATAATTCCACTAAAATTAAAGACGTTACAAAATATGCAAGATTTGCCAAATATAAGGAACATGTAAAAACAGAACCTGTAGGTCAGTTGCTGCCTAATGGTTATGGTCTATATGATGTTTTGGGCTTGGTGGAAGAACACGTTCTTTTAGAAGATCACAATTGGTTAAGACCTAATTCCTATATAATGATTAATCCAGGTGGACCTGAGAGAGCGGAAATATGCCGTCCAGGAGATTGTCCATATTGTTTAAAAGAAGGCGAAAATTGTCCGTCTTGTTTGAAGGGTGGAGGCCTTTTTCACGATTGGAAAAGGATAAACTATAGTTATCGTTCTGAGGATCGATATACAGGTTATTCCGGCGGTTTCCGCCTAATCCGCAACATCGGCAATAACGCCAAATGGAGCGAAGTCAAGTCAGAAAAAGAATAACTTTTAAACGAAAAAAATGCCCCCGACCAAATCGGGGACAAAAATGTTATTGTCATTCTCCGTTAGGAGAATCCATACCTTTCAGCTTGCTTAATTCATAAATCCGGCAAAGATGTTATTGCTCAGGAACGGCAGGAATCCGAGAACGATCACGGCGGCGCTCAAGAGAATGATCACTTCGCGCTGGCGCTTGGTGAGGCGGAGCGGAGTGAGGTGTCCATCCGGTTCATCGACCCAAGCGGCCTTGATGAGCTGCAAGTAGTAGAAGAGCGCAATGACGTTGTTTAAAACAGCAAATGCGACGAGCGCGTAATGGCCCGTTGAGGCTCCGCTGAAGAACAGGTGGAACTTGCCGAAGAATCCGGCGAGAGGCGGAATGCCTGCCAAGCTGAACATCGAAATCGCAAGGGCAATGCCAAGGCTCGGGTTCTGCTTAGAAAGTCCACGGAGCGACTGGAATGTTTCTTCGCGGTGATGCCCGATAATGCCGAACACGAAGAAGGCGAGGTAGTTCGAAACGGCATAGACAAAGAGGTAATAGATGATGGCTGTTTTTGCGGTTGTTGCAGGGCCAAGCAAGGCGACCATGATGTAACCGGCCTGAGCGATTGAGCTGTAAGCCATGAAGCGGCGGAGGCGGCTCTGCTTTAAAGCACCGAGGTTTCCGACAAAGAGCGTGACACCTGCGAGGAGCGCAATGAGCGGTGCCATCTTGTCTTGAATCGGGGAGAGCGGGCCATAGACGAGCACGACGAGGAATGCAATGGCGGTTGCCTTCGATGTCACAGAAAGCACGGCGGTTACCGGCGTCGGGGCGCCTTCATAAACGTCCGGAGCCCAGGTGTAGAACGGGAACAGCGTGAGCTTGAAACCGATTCCGCAGAAGAGGAACAGAACGGCAATCCACAAGAGCGGGCTAGAACCGCTTGCGACAGCGGCCTGGATTTCGTTGAAGTGGAGGCTCCCGGAGAAACCGTAGAGGTAGCTGAAGCCGAACAGTTCAAATGCCGTTGCTACAGAGCCCATCAAGATGTACTTGGTGGCGGCTTCGGAACCGTACTGGTCACGTTTGTTCCAGGCGGCAAGAGCGTACATTGGGATGGTTGCGATTTCGAGGCCGAGGAAGAATGTGAGCAAGTCGCAAGCACTCACGACCGTGAATCCGCCGAATGTCGCAAATGCGATGGCTCCGATGAATTCGGCAATCTGGTGCATAGGCGGCTTTTTGTCGGCTCCGTGTTCAAAGTAATCCTTGGAAAGCCACATGCCAAGCAGAGCGCTCACCATGAGCACTTCGCGCATGAGCACACCAAAGTCGTCCACTTTCCAGTTGCAGATAAAGAACTTGCCGTTGCCACTGGCGAGCGGGATGAAGTTCAGTAAGAGGAAAATGGCGATAAAGCCGATGTTTGCCATACGCCAAGGGACCTTGGATTGTGTAGTCACGAAAAGGCGTATCCCAATCACGACGAACGGGAAAATCAGCAGCAAGACGTCAGGTAGAATGAAGTTTGGAATTGCAAAATTTGTCATAATTAAACCTACTATAAACCTGCCGATGAAATCTTTTCAAAAATCGGAGCTATGCTCTGGTCCAGGAGTTCCGAAATCCAGCCGGGGCAAACACCGATGAACAACAAGCAGGCAACGAGAACGACGATGACCAACTTTTCGCGGAAGCATCCATCGGTGAGGCCTTCGTACTTCTGCGGGAGCGGGCCGTGAAGCATACGGTTCGCGGTTTGCAGAATGTAGACGGCGGTCGTCGTGATGGAGAGAATGGCGAGAATCGTCACGATGCGCGTGAGCGTGGAATCTTGCTGGAATGCGCCAATGAAGATGGTGCTTTCGGCGATGAATCCGCTAAAGCCCGGGAGGCCGAGCCCTGCGAAACCGGCAAGCACAAAGCCAACGCCAAGGAACGGCATCTTGCGCATGATACCGCCCATTTCCGTGATATCGCGGGTGTGGGTGCGTTCGTAAATCATGCCGATGGTGGCAAAGAAGAGGCCTGTCAAGAAGCCGTGAGAAATCATCTGGAGGCTAGCGCCGCGAAGTCCAATGGGCGTCATGGCGGCAAGGCCTAAGAAGATGAGACCCAAGTGGCTGATGGAACTGTAAGCGGTGATGTACTTGAGATCTTTGTGGCGAATGGCGATGAACGGGCCGAGAACCACGTTAAAGATAAGGAGCGCTACAACGTACGGGAGCCAAATCTTGGCGGCTTCGGGCATGAGGAACATGGCAACGCGGAGGCATCCGTAGGCTCCCATTTTCATCATGACGCCGGCAGCGAGCATCGAAACGGCGGTCGGTGCGGCGGAGTGACCGTCCGGGCTCCAGAAGTGGAACGGGAAGAGCGAACTTGAAACGGCGAATCCCATGAACATGAGCGGGAAGGCCCACATCTGGAAATCCATCGGGAGAGTCGTCTTTGCAATTTCAATGAGGTTCCAGCTGGTAGCGTCGCTTTCGAAGAAAAGCCCGAAAAGCGTCGCAAGAATCATCGAAGAGCCAAACGCGAGTGTCAAGGTGAGCTTTTTACCACCGTAATCGCGCTTGCCGCTGCCGTAGCAGGCGATCATCAAGTACATGCAAAGTGCTTCCATTTCGTAGAACACAAAGAAAAGCACCAAGTCAAAGCTCATATAGACGCCGTAAACGCTTGTTGCTAAAAGCTGGATAAGTGCAAAGAAAATCTTTTGATTCCCTTTGATTTTGAGGCTTACAAGCACGCCAGCCCAGACGATGAACGCCGTGAGCGCAAGCAACAGCATGTTGAGACCGTCAGCGCCGACAATGTAATGGGCATTGAACATCGAAAGCCACGGAATATCCGTGAAGAAGCGGAGCGCAAGCGGTGCGGCTGCCGGATCGGTCGGTGTTCCCGAGAGGGCATAGACGGCATAAGTCAAGTAGCAGACAATTGCAAGAACAATCGTTGCCGACGTGACGTGGATGGTTCGGAGCGTTTTTTCGTACGTGACGGGAATCAGTACGCAGGCGAGAACCGTTAAGAGGGGGAGGACCCAAATGGAGTTAAAAAGTATTGTATTCATGGGTGCGCCTTACAGGGGAAGCTGGCCGAAGAATCGCCAAAGGAGAACGCCAACAATCAATGTGCCCAAATAGAACGGCAAGTATCCGGCCTGGGCAAAACGGACCAAGTCACCGAGCTTGTGGACAAACCAGACCGTAAAGGCGAGGAGTCCTTCAATCACGTAATCGTTGAATGCGCGGGCAACGCGGGCGATACCGCCAAAGATGAACTGGCGGACAACGGCGTAGTACATTTCATCGAAGTAGAACTTGTGGTAAATAACTTTGTAAATGCCGCTGCGGTTCGTTTCGTCGAGAGCGCGCTGGACTTTTGCCCATGGGCTTGCGTAAAGTAACCAAGCGATGACGAGCGCTACGACTGCAATGCCGACGGCTACATACGGAATCCATTCGGCATGTTCAAGCCTCATGAGTTGCGGCACATGCAATTGGCCCGGCACAAAGAACTTTTCGAAAAGGGGCTGGGCGGCAAATCCGCTTGCAAGTGCGGGTATCGCAAGAATGGCAATCGGGAGTGTCATGGCGAAATCTTCGTGCACATGGCCAGCCTTGACGCCTTCGTGACGCGGAGCGCCGTGGAAGGCGAGGAAGAACAAGCGGAACATGTAGAATGTCGTGAGCCCGCTCGTGAGGAGCGCAAGCCCGAAGACAACGTAATGGTGCCCTTGGAATGCGGCGAGAATGATTTCGTCCTTGGAGAAGAATCCGGAGAACGGCGGAATGCCCGAAATCGCGAGAATCGAAATAAGCGTGCAAGCGTAAGTGAGCTTCATCTTCTTGCCGAGACCGCCCATGGCATCGAGGTCGTTCGTGCCGACTTGATGGATCAAGCTACCGGCGATGAGGAACAAGCTGCACTTGAAGAAAGCGTGCGTAAAGATGTGGAACGTCGAAGCAGTCCAACCGGTAACGGCAACGACTTGCCCAATCTTGCAAGCGCCAAGCGCAAACATCATGTAACCGAGCTGCGAAAGCGTGGAGTAGGCGAGAATGCGCTTGATGTCCTTTTGCGTACAGGCGATAACCGCTGCAAAGACCATAGTGAATGCGCCCACCCACATGATAAGCGTGAGGGCGTTATCGCAAATGGCAAAGAACGGGAACAGACGAGCGACCAAATAAACGCCTGCGACCACCATCGTTGCACTGTGAATGATCGAGCTGACCGGAGTCGGACCTTCCATCGCATTCGGGAGCCAAATATGCATCGGGAACATGGCGGACTTGCCCCAGCCACCGGTGAAAATCAAGATGGAACCGAGAACGAGTGCTTCGGACTTGGGGACTGTCACAAGGCCAAGGTTGATGAATTCATTTTGGAAATTGATGAGGCTAAGCGAATTGAGCGTTGAAAAGTCGAAGCTCCCGACGACATAGCTTACAAGCACAATGCCGAGCAAGAAAAAGCTATCGGCAAAGCGGGTGAGGATGAATGCCTGCTTGGAGGCGCTCACGGCGCTTGGCTTGTGGTACCAGAAACCGATGAGCAAGTAACTCGAAACGCCCACCAGTTCCCAAAAGATGAACATCTGGAAAAGGTTTGTTGCAATGACGAGTCCGAGCATGCTGAAGCTGAACAGCGAGAGCAATGCAAAGAATCGCCCGGCGGCGCGGTCTTCGCGCATGTAGCCGATGCTGTAGATGTTCACCATGAAGCTGATGAACGTCACCACCACGAGCATCATCACGGAGAGCGGGTCGATGAGCATGCCGATTCTTGCGACAAGGTCACCCACGAACGGAATGAACGTATGGTCGAACAGAATTGCTTTTTGTGGAGCGAAGTCCGAACTGAAGTAATGGAAGGCGAGTGTGCCTGCGGCGGCAAAGGCAAGGCCGTTGCAGAGGACTGCGAAAATCGCGGCGGCTTTGGCGCACTTGTTTCCGAGGAAAAGCCCGTTCACGACGAACGTGATGAGCGGGAACAATAGAATCAAATAGCCGAGAGTGATATCATCAATCATGGAGGTCCCTCAACTGGTCAACGTCAAGACTCTTGTGGCGGCGGTACATGGTCACGATAATCGCAAGGGCGATGGCCATTTCGCAAGCCGTCACGGCAATGACAAAGATACTGAACAGAGCGCCTGCAGTCGCATCGTGTGCGGTGAAGTAGGCAAAACTGATAAAGTTGATGTTTGCTGCATTCAGCATGAGCTCAATGGAAATGAGCATGCCGATGAGATGGCGGCGGCGCATGAGGCCCCAAACGCCAATCCCGAACAGCAAAAAGGCGAGAATCAAACAATTCAAAAGGTTCATTTAGAAACCTCCTCTTCGGCATCTTCCTTGGTGCGGCGGGCGATTGTGATAGCGCAAATGAGCGTCATCAGGAGGAGCACGCTCACGATTTCAAACGGGATGATGAATCCGTTGGGATCGTTACCAAGCAAGCGCAAGGCGAAGTTCTGGAGTGA
The genomic region above belongs to Fibrobacter succinogenes and contains:
- a CDS encoding NADH-quinone oxidoreductase subunit N, translated to MTNFAIPNFILPDVLLLIFPFVVIGIRLFVTTQSKVPWRMANIGFIAIFLLLNFIPLASGNGKFFICNWKVDDFGVLMREVLMVSALLGMWLSKDYFEHGADKKPPMHQIAEFIGAIAFATFGGFTVVSACDLLTFFLGLEIATIPMYALAAWNKRDQYGSEAATKYILMGSVATAFELFGFSYLYGFSGSLHFNEIQAAVASGSSPLLWIAVLFLFCGIGFKLTLFPFYTWAPDVYEGAPTPVTAVLSVTSKATAIAFLVVLVYGPLSPIQDKMAPLIALLAGVTLFVGNLGALKQSRLRRFMAYSSIAQAGYIMVALLGPATTAKTAIIYYLFVYAVSNYLAFFVFGIIGHHREETFQSLRGLSKQNPSLGIALAISMFSLAGIPPLAGFFGKFHLFFSGASTGHYALVAFAVLNNVIALFYYLQLIKAAWVDEPDGHLTPLRLTKRQREVIILLSAAVIVLGFLPFLSNNIFAGFMN
- a CDS encoding SUMF1/EgtB/PvdO family nonheme iron enzyme, translating into MKIASLAAIFLCMACTLFCTACSDREKYIALNRGSLKAESWLEVEKNDSLKVCIDTKVRTWETSLDTEVLNDSCLKVQVPTLIGVYPINVLFSDLDISYKINLVVGMKYLNFKNEETLYGNDQFQMPASDTKIVSVTGTYLVDEYPVTNCEITQLMWDEIPLNPKNHQIEKEWSERKKSSMRNEKKCDAHDSAANMISLYMAMMYANARSIREGLKPYYKFSATKYRNIKIIEPESGEYDDSIINPRYQYVAIHYRDYTKQRKGPRHQYVIMSYDFSNHKEKAILVSIDSTSDGYRLPYYDEWMMLARGGEKKAMTPWCNNSTKIKDVTKYARFAKYKEHVKTEPVGQLLPNGYGLYDVLGLVEEHVLLEDHNWLRPNSYIMINPGGPERAEICRPGDCPYCLKEGENCPSCLKGGGLFHDWKRINYSYRSEDRYTGYSGGFRLIRNIGNNAKWSEVKSEKE
- the nuoL gene encoding NADH-quinone oxidoreductase subunit L, encoding MIDDITLGYLILLFPLITFVVNGLFLGNKCAKAAAIFAVLCNGLAFAAAGTLAFHYFSSDFAPQKAILFDHTFIPFVGDLVARIGMLIDPLSVMMLVVVTFISFMVNIYSIGYMREDRAAGRFFALLSLFSFSMLGLVIATNLFQMFIFWELVGVSSYLLIGFWYHKPSAVSASKQAFILTRFADSFFLLGIVLVSYVVGSFDFSTLNSLSLINFQNEFINLGLVTVPKSEALVLGSILIFTGGWGKSAMFPMHIWLPNAMEGPTPVSSIIHSATMVVAGVYLVARLFPFFAICDNALTLIMWVGAFTMVFAAVIACTQKDIKRILAYSTLSQLGYMMFALGACKIGQVVAVTGWTASTFHIFTHAFFKCSLFLIAGSLIHQVGTNDLDAMGGLGKKMKLTYACTLISILAISGIPPFSGFFSKDEIILAAFQGHHYVVFGLALLTSGLTTFYMFRLFFLAFHGAPRHEGVKAGHVHEDFAMTLPIAILAIPALASGFAAQPLFEKFFVPGQLHVPQLMRLEHAEWIPYVAVGIAVVALVIAWLLYASPWAKVQRALDETNRSGIYKVIYHKFYFDEMYYAVVRQFIFGGIARVARAFNDYVIEGLLAFTVWFVHKLGDLVRFAQAGYLPFYLGTLIVGVLLWRFFGQLPL
- the nuoK gene encoding NADH-quinone oxidoreductase subunit NuoK, translated to MNLLNCLILAFLLFGIGVWGLMRRRHLIGMLISIELMLNAANINFISFAYFTAHDATAGALFSIFVIAVTACEMAIALAIIVTMYRRHKSLDVDQLRDLHD
- a CDS encoding NuoM family protein — its product is MNTILFNSIWVLPLLTVLACVLIPVTYEKTLRTIHVTSATIVLAIVCYLTYAVYALSGTPTDPAAAPLALRFFTDIPWLSMFNAHYIVGADGLNMLLLALTAFIVWAGVLVSLKIKGNQKIFFALIQLLATSVYGVYMSFDLVLFFVFYEMEALCMYLMIACYGSGKRDYGGKKLTLTLAFGSSMILATLFGLFFESDATSWNLIEIAKTTLPMDFQMWAFPLMFMGFAVSSSLFPFHFWSPDGHSAAPTAVSMLAAGVMMKMGAYGCLRVAMFLMPEAAKIWLPYVVALLIFNVVLGPFIAIRHKDLKYITAYSSISHLGLIFLGLAAMTPIGLRGASLQMISHGFLTGLFFATIGMIYERTHTRDITEMGGIMRKMPFLGVGFVLAGFAGLGLPGFSGFIAESTIFIGAFQQDSTLTRIVTILAILSITTTAVYILQTANRMLHGPLPQKYEGLTDGCFREKLVIVVLVACLLFIGVCPGWISELLDQSIAPIFEKISSAGL